A genomic window from Aestuariirhabdus litorea includes:
- a CDS encoding YchJ family protein yields MPSPDPTATCPCLSGQLYSRCCAPLHRGQKQAGSAEQLMRSRYSACALGLVDYLITTTQLSQRHLLDRAALSDWLSHSHWQRLEILATEAGGSDDSLGRVEFNAWYQLDGQGELLCHHESSRFIREAGNWVFVDPTVKPRAPGRNSPCPCGSGKKFKRCCADL; encoded by the coding sequence GTGCCCTCCCCAGACCCCACCGCCACTTGCCCCTGCCTCAGCGGGCAGCTGTACAGCCGCTGCTGCGCCCCCTTGCACCGGGGCCAGAAACAGGCCGGTAGCGCCGAGCAACTGATGCGCTCGCGCTACAGTGCCTGCGCCCTCGGGCTGGTCGATTACCTGATCACCACCACCCAGCTCTCGCAACGCCACCTACTGGACCGCGCTGCCCTCAGCGACTGGTTAAGCCACAGCCACTGGCAACGGCTGGAGATTCTTGCCACCGAAGCAGGCGGTTCCGATGACAGTCTGGGCCGGGTTGAATTTAACGCCTGGTACCAGCTCGACGGGCAGGGGGAACTGCTCTGCCACCATGAATCTTCCCGCTTCATCCGCGAGGCGGGTAACTGGGTCTTTGTCGATCCGACGGTCAAGCCCAGGGCACCGGGCCGCAACAGTCCCTGCCCCTGCGGCAGCGGCAAAAAGTTCAAACGCTGCTGCGCCGATCTCTAG
- the dinG gene encoding ATP-dependent DNA helicase DinG — protein MLSNDLKQSIQQAYRQFLDNKGLKPRYGQKLMIAEIARTLGAIKSDDEGKRTSDPAVAVVEAGTGTGKTVAYALAAIPIAQAADKRLIISTATVALQEQIVFKDLPDIRQQSGLKFSFTLAKGRGRYVCLSKLDHLLQSGQENVATMELFAQEGFHIDVDEGAVKLYQEMVEQLATNRWDGDRDNWKGELDEGLWRTVTTDHGQCSGRRCTNFGQCAFYKAREELTRADVVVANHDLVLADLALGGGAILSAPGDSIYIFDEGHHLPDKAINHFAHHGRLHGTESWLEQSSKQVSKLVAQNALPGDLGRWLEQLPPRLQEALESQRQMYALMESATEFPNPDGYRPSYRFPNGVVPAPVRELAGHLKAHFSTICELLTRLCDELKEAMDGKVDGVDVIDAEAWYPLLGAMLSRAESAFGLWQLYSIEDPEGEPPIARWVQLLDQEGHYDLEVACSPILAARTLRQSLWNCCYGAVVTSATLTALGRFDRIQMRAGIPDSASCAVVPSPFYHSDAATLRIPAMSADPKLPDQHTEAVIECLPAMLEEQPGTLVLFSSRRQMLDVFAGVGRQWQQRILVQGDRSKQELLTQHRKRIDDDKPSVIFGLASFAEGVDLPGRYCEQVIIAKIPFAVPDDPVEAALGEWIESRGGNSFMEISVPDASVRLVQACGRLLRTESDRGLITILDRRLVTARYGRALLDALPPFQRRID, from the coding sequence ATGCTGAGCAACGACCTCAAGCAGAGTATTCAGCAGGCTTATCGCCAGTTTCTCGACAACAAAGGCCTAAAACCCCGTTACGGGCAGAAGCTGATGATCGCCGAAATTGCGCGCACCCTGGGGGCGATCAAGAGCGATGACGAGGGCAAGCGCACCTCGGATCCCGCGGTGGCAGTGGTGGAGGCGGGAACCGGTACCGGCAAAACCGTAGCCTACGCGCTGGCCGCCATTCCCATCGCCCAGGCCGCCGACAAGCGCCTTATTATCTCCACCGCGACGGTTGCGCTGCAGGAGCAGATCGTCTTTAAAGACCTGCCCGACATCCGTCAGCAGAGCGGTCTCAAGTTCAGCTTTACCCTGGCCAAGGGACGGGGTCGTTACGTCTGCCTCAGCAAGCTGGACCACCTGCTGCAGTCCGGGCAGGAGAATGTGGCCACCATGGAGCTGTTTGCCCAGGAGGGGTTTCATATTGATGTGGATGAGGGCGCGGTCAAACTCTACCAGGAGATGGTGGAGCAGCTGGCCACCAACCGCTGGGACGGCGACCGCGACAACTGGAAAGGGGAGCTCGACGAGGGGCTGTGGCGCACCGTGACTACGGACCATGGCCAGTGCAGCGGTCGCCGCTGCACCAACTTTGGCCAGTGTGCCTTTTACAAGGCGCGTGAGGAGCTGACCCGGGCCGATGTGGTGGTCGCGAACCATGACCTGGTGCTGGCGGACCTGGCCCTCGGTGGGGGGGCCATCCTCAGTGCCCCGGGTGATAGCATCTACATCTTCGACGAGGGGCATCACCTGCCGGACAAAGCGATTAACCACTTTGCCCACCACGGCCGTCTGCACGGCACTGAAAGTTGGCTGGAACAGAGCAGTAAACAGGTCAGCAAACTGGTGGCCCAGAATGCCCTGCCGGGGGATCTGGGGCGCTGGCTTGAACAGTTGCCTCCGCGCCTGCAGGAGGCGCTGGAGAGCCAGCGGCAGATGTATGCACTGATGGAGTCGGCCACCGAATTTCCCAACCCTGATGGTTACCGCCCCAGCTACCGTTTTCCCAACGGTGTGGTGCCCGCTCCCGTGCGGGAGTTGGCGGGGCACCTCAAAGCCCACTTCTCGACGATCTGCGAGCTGCTGACTCGCTTGTGCGACGAACTCAAGGAGGCGATGGACGGTAAGGTGGACGGGGTCGATGTGATCGATGCCGAGGCCTGGTATCCCTTGCTCGGCGCCATGCTTTCCCGCGCCGAATCCGCCTTTGGCCTGTGGCAGCTCTACAGCATTGAAGACCCCGAGGGGGAGCCCCCCATCGCGCGCTGGGTGCAGCTGCTGGATCAGGAGGGGCACTACGACCTGGAGGTGGCCTGCAGTCCGATCCTGGCGGCTCGCACCCTGCGCCAAAGCCTGTGGAACTGTTGTTACGGGGCGGTGGTGACCTCCGCCACCCTGACGGCCCTGGGGCGCTTCGACCGCATTCAGATGCGGGCCGGGATTCCCGACAGCGCCAGTTGCGCGGTTGTGCCCAGCCCCTTTTACCACAGCGATGCTGCGACCCTGCGCATTCCGGCGATGAGCGCAGATCCCAAGCTGCCCGACCAGCATACCGAGGCGGTCATCGAGTGCCTGCCGGCGATGCTCGAGGAGCAGCCGGGCACTCTGGTGCTCTTCTCCTCGCGGCGCCAGATGCTGGATGTATTTGCCGGCGTTGGGCGCCAGTGGCAGCAACGTATTCTGGTGCAGGGGGATCGCTCCAAGCAGGAGCTATTAACCCAGCACCGCAAGCGGATCGATGACGACAAGCCCAGCGTTATCTTCGGCCTCGCCAGCTTCGCCGAGGGGGTCGACCTGCCCGGTCGCTACTGTGAGCAGGTGATCATCGCCAAGATCCCCTTTGCGGTGCCGGACGACCCGGTGGAGGCGGCGCTGGGGGAGTGGATCGAGTCCCGCGGCGGCAACTCCTTTATGGAGATCAGCGTACCGGACGCTTCGGTTCGCCTGGTGCAGGCTTGCGGCCGCCTGCTGCGCACCGAAAGTGACCGCGGACTGATTACCATTTTGGACCGACGCCTGGTGACCGCCCGTTACGGACGGGCCCTGCTGGATGCCCTGCCGCCCTTTCAGCGGCGTATTGACTGA
- a CDS encoding serine hydrolase domain-containing protein — protein MSTLQGYFDLRFEPLRDCFAELFAEGEEVGAALSVSIGGELAVDLWAGHTDAEQTRCWEQDTLVNLFSCTKGLASTAALMLVERGLLSLEERVAHYWPEFGCNGKQDIRVEQLLCHSAGLSAIHPRVPDEALFDWGAMVHYIEQEQPWWEPGTRHGYAPVTFGWTLGELFRRVAGETIGHFVQRELMEPLGQELYIGLPEVLDPRVARIVRAPLTALPDSPVLREIMSHPEGVTAHAFTNPMSVMNSTNKPQWRRMELCSANGHGTARSLAVLYDMLANGGRYRGHSLLAPELIERARREQVRGEDAVLGCESRFGLGFLLHQPRPLAELGGEGNFGHQGASGALGFADPERGIGFGYLCNRMGSEVLVDPRADRLLKALYRCL, from the coding sequence ATGAGCACCCTACAGGGATATTTTGACCTTCGATTCGAGCCGCTGCGTGACTGCTTCGCGGAACTCTTTGCCGAAGGGGAGGAGGTGGGGGCGGCCCTGAGTGTGAGTATCGGGGGGGAGCTGGCGGTGGATCTGTGGGCCGGGCATACCGACGCCGAGCAGACCCGCTGCTGGGAGCAGGATACCCTGGTCAACCTCTTCTCCTGTACCAAGGGGCTGGCCAGTACCGCCGCCCTGATGCTGGTGGAGCGGGGGCTGCTGTCGCTGGAGGAGCGGGTCGCCCACTACTGGCCCGAGTTTGGTTGTAACGGCAAGCAGGATATTCGTGTTGAGCAGCTGCTCTGCCACAGTGCAGGACTGTCGGCCATTCATCCGCGGGTGCCCGATGAGGCGCTGTTCGACTGGGGGGCGATGGTGCACTACATCGAGCAGGAGCAGCCCTGGTGGGAGCCTGGCACTCGCCACGGCTACGCGCCGGTCACGTTCGGCTGGACCCTGGGGGAGCTGTTCCGGCGGGTGGCCGGCGAAACCATCGGCCACTTTGTACAGCGTGAGCTGATGGAGCCCCTTGGGCAGGAGCTCTACATCGGCCTGCCCGAAGTCCTCGACCCGCGGGTTGCGCGTATTGTCCGTGCCCCCCTCACGGCGCTGCCCGACAGTCCGGTATTACGGGAGATCATGTCCCACCCCGAGGGGGTCACGGCCCACGCCTTTACCAACCCGATGTCGGTGATGAACTCAACCAACAAGCCCCAGTGGCGCCGGATGGAGCTTTGCTCGGCCAACGGTCATGGCACGGCGCGCTCGCTGGCGGTGTTGTACGATATGCTCGCCAACGGAGGGCGTTACCGCGGGCACTCGCTGTTGGCGCCGGAACTGATCGAGCGGGCCAGGCGGGAGCAGGTGAGGGGGGAGGATGCGGTGCTGGGCTGCGAGAGTCGCTTCGGGCTGGGCTTTTTACTGCACCAGCCCCGTCCCCTGGCGGAACTGGGGGGGGAGGGTAACTTTGGTCATCAGGGGGCCAGTGGCGCGCTGGGGTTTGCCGATCCGGAGCGGGGGATCGGCTTTGGCTATCTGTGTAACCGCATGGGCAGCGAAGTGCTGGTCGACCCGCGGGCCGATCGTCTGCTCAAGGCACTCTATCGCTGCCTGTAG
- a CDS encoding tetratricopeptide repeat protein, whose amino-acid sequence MTRYSLPGLFLCSLLTLASAAQADLYSESQALFAAGSNSEAVSLLEQAASAGDAGAKALLGKAYATGSGVDKDLERAFELFSESAHVRDPLGQFFIGEAYFLGRGTDRNLISAYLWLTLSGEQPSPVQQEAQSIQQKVAAELNPMQLEKAQILVEQLKTLYLD is encoded by the coding sequence ATGACCCGATACTCCCTGCCCGGCCTTTTCCTCTGCAGTTTGCTGACACTGGCCAGCGCCGCCCAGGCCGACCTCTACAGCGAATCACAGGCCCTGTTTGCCGCCGGTAGCAACAGCGAGGCGGTTAGCCTGCTGGAACAGGCTGCCAGTGCCGGAGACGCCGGCGCCAAGGCGCTGCTGGGCAAGGCCTACGCCACCGGCAGTGGCGTCGACAAGGATCTGGAGCGAGCGTTTGAGCTGTTCAGCGAATCGGCCCATGTACGGGATCCGCTGGGGCAGTTTTTTATCGGCGAGGCCTACTTCCTGGGGCGCGGGACCGACCGCAACCTGATCAGCGCCTACCTTTGGCTCACCCTCAGTGGCGAGCAGCCATCACCGGTTCAACAGGAGGCTCAATCCATCCAACAAAAGGTGGCCGCCGAGCTTAATCCGATGCAGCTGGAAAAAGCGCAGATACTGGTGGAACAGCTCAAAACCCTCTACCTAGACTAG
- a CDS encoding 1-acyl-sn-glycerol-3-phosphate acyltransferase — protein sequence MDTYKDIRPYRDHEVREVLDRLLQDEAFIGTLSRFRFPRLSRWCAPLLNPLVRSILGRELSGVNDVHSLQVKVEGYVDRTLRKTTAAVSYEGLERLQKDRPYLFMANHRDIVMDPTFVNFAVYHQGLKTPHIAIGDNLLKQPFVSDLMRLNKSFIVNRSAQGRREKLAAFQQLSGYINDTIAGGDSIWIAQREGRAKDGNDQTDSAIIKMLAMSQKGKPFSEVIEQLHIVPVSISYEFDPCDLLKARELYETERHGSYTKQENEDDRSIVTGIVGFKGRVHLAFGEPLGAGFEDARQVAAAVDQHVWSAYRLFPINYRAFKFLQAEYEDIEPVSFTAAQLGSSQDEKAFEERLRLCPVEHRHWWLKMYAAPVANRLRLDQQG from the coding sequence ATGGATACCTACAAGGATATAAGACCCTATCGAGATCACGAAGTCCGTGAAGTCCTCGACCGCCTGCTGCAGGATGAGGCCTTTATCGGCACCCTCAGCCGTTTTCGTTTTCCGCGCCTGAGCCGCTGGTGCGCGCCACTGCTGAATCCGCTGGTGCGCTCTATTCTGGGTCGGGAGCTGTCCGGGGTAAATGATGTCCACAGCCTGCAGGTCAAGGTGGAGGGCTATGTCGACCGTACCCTGCGCAAGACCACAGCGGCGGTCAGTTACGAGGGACTGGAGCGGTTGCAGAAGGATCGCCCCTACCTCTTTATGGCCAACCACCGCGATATCGTGATGGATCCCACCTTTGTCAACTTCGCAGTCTACCACCAGGGGCTGAAAACCCCTCACATTGCAATCGGTGACAACCTGCTCAAGCAGCCCTTTGTCAGTGACCTGATGCGCCTGAACAAGAGCTTTATTGTAAACCGCTCGGCCCAGGGGCGACGTGAAAAACTGGCGGCATTCCAGCAGCTGTCGGGGTACATCAACGATACCATCGCAGGCGGCGATTCGATCTGGATCGCCCAGCGGGAAGGGCGCGCCAAAGATGGCAACGACCAGACCGACAGCGCCATCATCAAAATGCTGGCGATGAGCCAGAAGGGCAAACCCTTCAGCGAGGTGATCGAGCAGCTGCACATAGTCCCGGTTTCGATCTCTTACGAGTTCGACCCCTGTGACCTGCTCAAGGCGCGCGAGCTCTACGAAACCGAACGCCATGGCAGCTACACCAAGCAGGAAAATGAGGACGATCGCAGTATCGTCACCGGTATCGTGGGTTTCAAGGGACGGGTGCACCTGGCCTTTGGCGAGCCCCTGGGGGCCGGGTTCGAGGATGCCCGCCAGGTGGCAGCCGCCGTGGACCAGCACGTGTGGAGTGCCTACCGACTGTTCCCGATCAACTACCGTGCTTTCAAATTTCTGCAGGCCGAATACGAGGATATAGAACCGGTCAGCTTCACGGCGGCCCAGCTGGGATCCTCACAGGACGAGAAGGCGTTCGAGGAGCGCTTGCGCCTGTGCCCGGTCGAGCACCGCCATTGGTGGTTGAAGATGTACGCGGCGCCGGTCGCTAACCGCCTGCGGCTTGACCAGCAGGGCTAA
- a CDS encoding GGDEF domain-containing protein — protein sequence MQTLIETLKANEEIARKLFDIEVSILSSDYSDDLFEKLIKLIKSSFNIPFAWLTLLKDSPIPDLSERFSNSYWLQQHLHHLESNQLSALESKGNQPLLSNSMEELSHLIPARYFGEVRSMAAVPLILDRVLVGAIMLGDNDAERYHPGLGTFHLEQLSVKASLCLSNVISRERLEYLATRDPLTGLLNRREMESHLQQELERCERYQASMSLLFIDCDRFKQINDQYGHDYGDAVLVHVAKGLNHLVRANDRVFRFAGDEFVVALANQSRYDARHVRQRVEAYFAANPLLMNRKLVPIRVTCGISAPSPEEATSVKELLREADHDLLRQKRLRDDRSDEAQGA from the coding sequence ATGCAGACCCTGATCGAAACCCTGAAGGCGAACGAGGAGATCGCCCGCAAGCTGTTCGATATTGAGGTCTCTATCCTCTCCAGCGACTACAGCGACGACCTGTTCGAAAAGCTGATCAAACTGATCAAATCCAGCTTCAACATCCCGTTTGCCTGGCTCACCCTGCTCAAGGATTCGCCGATTCCCGACCTCAGCGAGCGCTTCAGCAACTCCTACTGGCTCCAACAACACCTGCATCACCTGGAGAGCAACCAGCTCAGCGCGCTGGAGAGCAAGGGCAACCAGCCCCTGCTGAGCAACTCCATGGAGGAGCTGAGCCACCTGATTCCCGCCCGCTACTTCGGCGAGGTGAGATCGATGGCCGCTGTGCCACTGATTCTTGACCGGGTGCTGGTCGGTGCCATTATGCTGGGTGACAACGATGCTGAACGCTATCATCCCGGCCTCGGCACCTTTCACCTGGAGCAGTTGTCGGTCAAGGCCTCACTCTGCCTGTCAAACGTCATCTCCCGCGAGCGGCTCGAGTACCTGGCCACCCGGGACCCACTGACGGGGCTACTCAACCGGCGCGAAATGGAATCCCACCTGCAGCAGGAGCTGGAGCGTTGCGAACGCTACCAGGCCTCGATGTCCCTGCTTTTTATCGATTGCGACCGGTTCAAGCAGATCAACGACCAGTACGGGCACGACTACGGCGACGCCGTGTTGGTCCACGTGGCCAAGGGGTTGAACCACCTGGTGCGCGCCAATGACCGGGTGTTTCGTTTCGCCGGCGATGAGTTTGTGGTGGCGCTGGCCAACCAGAGCCGCTACGACGCGCGCCATGTGCGCCAGCGCGTGGAGGCCTACTTCGCAGCCAACCCGCTGCTGATGAACCGTAAACTGGTGCCCATCCGGGTCACCTGCGGCATCAGCGCCCCCTCGCCGGAGGAGGCCACCAGCGTCAAAGAGCTACTGCGCGAGGCGGACCACGACCTGCTGCGACAGAAACGCCTGCGCGACGACCGCAGCGATGAGGCTCAGGGCGCTTAG
- a CDS encoding glycine zipper 2TM domain-containing protein yields the protein MIRHYGVVLVVSLLALGGCMSNLSGTSYSRDEARQIQQVKLGVVLDVQLVQIEGTKSGVGAIAGAAAGGIAGSTIGSGKGSDIAAIAGAVAGGLLGGKGEEAYTREQGVQLTIELQDGTYISVVQQVDPGVVFNKGDSVKVLTSKGVSRVIQ from the coding sequence ATGATTCGACACTACGGCGTGGTTCTGGTGGTGAGCCTCCTGGCGTTAGGAGGCTGTATGTCCAACCTGTCCGGTACCAGTTACTCCAGGGATGAGGCGCGGCAGATCCAGCAGGTCAAGCTGGGCGTTGTACTGGATGTGCAGCTGGTACAGATCGAGGGCACCAAATCCGGTGTGGGTGCCATCGCCGGCGCCGCGGCGGGTGGCATCGCCGGCTCCACCATTGGCAGCGGTAAGGGCAGTGATATTGCTGCCATTGCGGGCGCGGTCGCCGGTGGCCTGCTGGGGGGTAAAGGGGAAGAAGCCTATACCCGTGAGCAGGGGGTTCAGCTAACCATCGAGTTGCAGGATGGCACCTATATTTCGGTGGTGCAGCAGGTCGATCCAGGCGTAGTGTTCAACAAAGGGGATTCGGTCAAGGTCCTCACCTCCAAAGGGGTCTCCCGTGTGATTCAGTAG
- a CDS encoding DUF3379 family protein, with protein MNCMEFRRLSLEDPQRLPVLAEQHRQQCPSCQGYYRKLLQQERLLEQAFTVSVPEELGARIILRQQLALREERGRLPEAKRRTATSGRAQAVRQRLLGAALAASLLAVAVGLLLPRAEAPDSIARMLVNHVAEEAFSLESSERVTRGRLVDTLHAVDLESLAPLDGVTFAGNCLLDGQLIAHLVVQTPQGAVTVLMMPNRRLRSIDVEAQAGARVQTVAFNEGAMALIGPRDGNLDQIRERVLSSVRVLRI; from the coding sequence ATGAATTGTATGGAGTTTCGTCGGTTATCCCTTGAGGACCCGCAACGGTTGCCGGTCCTCGCGGAGCAGCATCGGCAGCAGTGCCCCTCCTGCCAGGGCTACTATCGCAAGTTGCTGCAGCAGGAGCGGCTGTTAGAGCAGGCGTTTACGGTGTCAGTACCGGAGGAGCTGGGCGCGCGGATTATCCTGCGCCAGCAGTTGGCGCTGCGGGAGGAGAGGGGTCGCCTGCCGGAGGCAAAGCGCCGAACAGCTACTTCCGGGCGGGCCCAGGCTGTTCGCCAGCGCCTGCTTGGTGCCGCATTAGCGGCCTCCCTACTGGCCGTTGCGGTGGGTCTGCTGCTGCCACGGGCTGAGGCGCCGGACAGTATCGCCCGTATGCTCGTTAACCACGTGGCGGAGGAGGCCTTCAGCCTGGAGTCCAGTGAGCGGGTCACCCGGGGACGCCTGGTGGATACTCTTCATGCCGTGGATCTTGAGTCCCTGGCCCCCCTCGACGGGGTCACCTTCGCGGGCAACTGCCTGCTGGACGGTCAGCTTATCGCCCATCTGGTGGTGCAGACCCCGCAGGGGGCGGTGACGGTGCTGATGATGCCTAATCGGCGCTTGCGCTCGATCGATGTGGAGGCGCAGGCCGGGGCGCGGGTGCAGACGGTTGCCTTTAACGAGGGGGCGATGGCGCTGATCGGGCCCCGCGATGGGAATCTGGACCAGATCCGCGAGCGGGTACTCAGCTCGGTTCGTGTGCTGCGGATTTAG
- a CDS encoding DUF2489 domain-containing protein, with amino-acid sequence MSESATELFVLLGTLVIIGLSIYACYLWRQVYLNTRRIRELQQQQRQQLMEAIQIISLSMERQELNPTEGCIRLKVLLEKLDPELLQSPEYRVIEQIYERSRGFATHQARRALPSQERRHQDEAREALEAELKQEVHNAVLALRGLATAYRGVKDREAKSAAHEPS; translated from the coding sequence ATGAGCGAATCAGCGACCGAACTCTTTGTCCTGCTGGGCACCCTCGTCATTATCGGCCTGTCAATTTATGCCTGTTACCTGTGGCGCCAGGTCTATCTCAACACCCGCCGTATTCGGGAGTTGCAACAGCAACAGCGACAACAGCTGATGGAGGCGATCCAGATCATCTCCCTCAGCATGGAACGACAGGAACTGAACCCCACCGAGGGCTGTATTCGCCTCAAGGTGCTGCTGGAGAAGCTCGACCCGGAGCTGCTGCAATCCCCAGAGTACCGTGTTATCGAGCAGATCTACGAACGCTCCCGCGGCTTCGCCACCCATCAGGCCCGCCGCGCCCTGCCGAGCCAGGAGCGGCGCCACCAGGATGAAGCCCGCGAAGCACTGGAAGCGGAGCTCAAGCAGGAGGTGCACAACGCCGTGCTGGCACTGCGGGGGCTGGCAACCGCCTATCGGGGCGTCAAGGATCGCGAGGCTAAATCCGCAGCACACGAACCGAGCTGA
- a CDS encoding SseB family protein, producing MTLIEALQARAAGDQDSLDAVLECLVIGEIQLLSLPHSEEEEPQLLQLEVSPGEGALALFSSADQALEMARQLQLECAPLAVPGYWPLLELDSAVSLVIDPGTPHNLVLPAAVTASLQPVIRALLEADS from the coding sequence ATGACCTTGATTGAAGCCCTGCAGGCCCGCGCCGCCGGAGACCAGGATAGCCTGGATGCGGTTCTTGAGTGCCTGGTAATCGGCGAGATACAGCTGCTGTCGCTGCCCCACTCCGAGGAGGAGGAGCCGCAACTGCTGCAACTGGAAGTGAGCCCCGGCGAAGGCGCGCTGGCCCTGTTCAGCAGTGCCGATCAGGCGCTGGAGATGGCCCGTCAGCTGCAGCTCGAATGCGCTCCCCTGGCGGTGCCGGGTTACTGGCCCCTGTTGGAGCTGGACAGCGCCGTCAGCCTGGTGATCGATCCGGGCACCCCCCATAACCTGGTGCTGCCGGCCGCTGTCACGGCCTCACTGCAGCCCGTCATTCGTGCATTACTGGAGGCCGACTCATGA
- a CDS encoding YiiD C-terminal domain-containing protein — protein MLPDTMDCQKPQQLAERLEARIVQQIPLLAAMQLCFDEYDGQRLRLSAPLAPNINDKGTAFGGSLATLATITGWCYTTLLADRIGANEVVVAESQMSYLAPVEGRLQSRCEMDDPHLLEQFLARLAAQGRASLQLKVIIGEEAEPALSYCGRYVARLRSPL, from the coding sequence ATGCTTCCTGACACTATGGATTGCCAGAAGCCCCAGCAGCTTGCCGAACGGCTTGAGGCGCGCATTGTGCAGCAGATCCCCCTGTTGGCGGCCATGCAGCTGTGCTTCGATGAGTACGATGGCCAGCGGCTAAGGTTGAGCGCCCCCCTGGCACCCAACATCAACGACAAGGGCACCGCCTTTGGCGGCAGCCTTGCCACCCTGGCGACCATCACCGGCTGGTGTTACACCACCCTGCTCGCCGACCGGATCGGCGCCAACGAGGTGGTGGTGGCCGAGAGCCAGATGAGTTATCTGGCCCCGGTGGAGGGACGGCTGCAGAGCCGGTGCGAGATGGATGATCCCCACCTGCTCGAGCAATTCCTGGCGCGCCTTGCGGCGCAGGGACGGGCCAGCTTGCAGCTTAAGGTCATTATCGGTGAGGAAGCGGAGCCGGCCCTAAGCTATTGCGGGCGTTATGTCGCCCGCCTGAGGAGCCCCTTATGA
- the trmJ gene encoding tRNA (cytosine(32)/uridine(32)-2'-O)-methyltransferase TrmJ translates to MLDNVRIVLINTFHPGNIGSAARAMKTMGLRHLYLVDPEEHPSPQSEAMAAGAKDLLASAVVVSSLEEAIADCSVVIGTSARNRTLSLPQLDARQCGEMVARESASNRIALVFGRETMGLHNEELQQCNYHVYIPANPEYPVLNLAAAVQLLSYEVYQSLCAFPAQGSPTPELPESRELGYFYDHLEQTLDQVGFIVTNHPGQAMARLKRLFNRARPDKQELNILRGVLSRIQQNASARAQDQDAS, encoded by the coding sequence ATGCTTGATAACGTTCGAATTGTTCTCATCAACACCTTCCATCCGGGCAACATTGGCTCCGCCGCTCGCGCCATGAAAACCATGGGGTTACGCCACCTCTATCTGGTGGATCCTGAGGAGCACCCCTCCCCCCAGTCAGAGGCGATGGCCGCCGGGGCCAAGGACCTGCTCGCCTCGGCGGTGGTGGTGAGTAGCCTGGAGGAGGCGATCGCAGACTGCTCTGTGGTGATCGGCACCAGCGCCCGCAACCGCACCCTCTCCCTGCCCCAGCTCGATGCCCGCCAGTGCGGGGAGATGGTGGCCCGCGAATCCGCTAGCAACCGCATCGCGCTGGTATTCGGGCGCGAAACCATGGGTCTCCACAACGAGGAGCTGCAGCAGTGCAACTACCATGTCTATATCCCGGCCAACCCCGAGTACCCGGTGCTGAACCTGGCCGCCGCGGTGCAACTGCTCAGCTATGAGGTCTACCAGTCCCTCTGCGCCTTCCCCGCGCAGGGGTCGCCAACCCCCGAGTTACCCGAAAGCCGGGAGCTGGGTTATTTCTATGACCACCTGGAGCAGACCCTCGACCAGGTGGGTTTTATCGTCACCAACCACCCCGGCCAGGCGATGGCCCGCCTCAAGCGACTGTTCAACCGGGCCCGACCCGACAAGCAGGAACTCAATATACTTCGCGGTGTATTGAGCCGTATCCAGCAAAACGCCAGTGCCCGCGCCCAGGACCAGGATGCTTCCTGA
- a CDS encoding LEA type 2 family protein, translating to MSTAPLHRLVLFLLLLVLGGCASLQPDYEKPRLSVTSIQLLPADGLSQRFKIGLRILNPNPSELALSGIFYSMSLEGYELLSGASGQIGTVPAYGEKDFSVTAATDVLNGARLLHQLLSSPRDKLDYSFKGRLDLSNWWVPSVRVEETGEIPLTAKP from the coding sequence ATGAGCACTGCCCCCCTGCACAGGCTGGTCCTGTTTCTGCTCCTGCTGGTTCTGGGAGGCTGCGCCTCGCTGCAACCGGATTACGAAAAGCCGCGCCTCAGCGTCACCAGCATCCAGCTGCTGCCAGCCGATGGCCTGAGCCAGCGATTCAAAATCGGCCTGCGTATCCTCAACCCCAATCCGAGCGAGTTGGCATTGTCGGGTATCTTTTACAGTATGAGCTTGGAGGGGTACGAATTACTGAGCGGTGCCAGTGGCCAGATCGGTACAGTACCCGCCTACGGCGAGAAAGATTTCAGTGTCACCGCGGCCACCGATGTGCTCAACGGCGCTCGCCTGCTGCACCAGTTGTTGTCCAGCCCCAGGGACAAGCTCGACTACAGTTTCAAGGGACGCCTCGACCTCAGCAACTGGTGGGTACCCAGTGTGCGCGTCGAGGAGACGGGAGAGATTCCGTTGACCGCAAAACCCTGA